The nucleotide sequence CGGCGGGGCGTGATGAAAAAATTCATATTCGGCGCCATTAAGAACAGCCACCCCACACATTGCAAGCTCGCGCAGCTTTGGATCCAAGGAGAGATTATTACGAATCTCACCCACGAAATGATTCCAACCCTCGGCAATGGGGGTGCTATGTAAAAGCATGCGATCCAAATTAATAAACTGGCCACCACGTCTTTTGCGAATAGCTGCTACTAACTCAGCGGGTTCAGCTAAATCAATTGGTTGATAAGGAATTAAACGCTCACTCATATCAATTCCTTATTGCGCTTCTTTAATATTATTTTCAATCACGAACTTACCCCAGATCGCAATTTGCTTGCCGATAAAGTCACGCAAAGTTTCTGGGTTGCCAGCGACAATCTGAATCCCTTGAGACTTCAGCTTCTCAGATACAGCCGGTGTTTTTAATGCTTTAGTGACAGCATCATTCATGGCATTCACAATTGCTGGTGGGGTTTTGCCTGGGGCCAATACTGCCCACCATGCTGGCGCATTAAATCCAGGGAAACCACTTTCAGCAATCGTTGGCACATTGGGCAACTCAGGCGATCTTTTAGCAGTAGTGATTACCAAGGGGATGACACCGCCACTATCAACATGGGGCTTGACCAAGAATTCTGAGCCAACAGCTAGTGGAACCTGACCGCCCAGCACATCTTGCATCAATGGGCCTCCACCACGGTAAGGTATGTGATTCCAATCAAAGCCTGCTTGCTTAGCTAAACGTGCCATAGCTAAGTGACCCAAGCTACCAATGCCTATGGATCCATAGCTAAATGGTTTGCCAGCCTTAGACTGGTCTACCAACTGCTTAAAGCTGGTGATCCCAGAATTCTTGCTGGCGACCAA is from Polynucleobacter sp. MG-Unter2-18 and encodes:
- a CDS encoding tripartite tricarboxylate transporter substrate binding protein, with protein sequence MGGNLAVLIEGDDVMPIYLKITKKALLFGLFAMFAGSFASAQTAGVGAWPTQKPIRLIAVFPPGGSVDQVARTLAPALQAELKQNVIVENIGGASGVIGTAAMTRSDPDGYTFAVVFDTHGVNPILKDKLPYDTIKDIAPVTLIGTSPMVLVASKNSGITSFKQLVDQSKAGKPFSYGSIGIGSLGHLAMARLAKQAGFDWNHIPYRGGGPLMQDVLGGQVPLAVGSEFLVKPHVDSGGVIPLVITTAKRSPELPNVPTIAESGFPGFNAPAWWAVLAPGKTPPAIVNAMNDAVTKALKTPAVSEKLKSQGIQIVAGNPETLRDFIGKQIAIWGKFVIENNIKEAQ